Proteins encoded in a region of the Bactrocera tryoni isolate S06 chromosome 4, CSIRO_BtryS06_freeze2, whole genome shotgun sequence genome:
- the LOC120775277 gene encoding glutamate receptor ionotropic, NMDA 2B isoform X3, whose translation MMNNEQFGHSTASAQYFLQLAGYLGIPVISWNADNSGLERRASQSTLQLQLAPSIEHQSAAMLSILERYKWHQFSVVTSQIAGHDDFVQAVRERVAEMQDHFKFTILNSIVVTRTSDLMELVNSEARVMLLYATQSEAVTILRAAEEMKLTGENYVWVVSQSVIEKKDAQTQFPIGMLGVHFDTSSAALMNEISNAIKIYAFGVETYLTDPANRGRRLTTQSLSCEDEGRGRWDNGEIFFRYLRNVSIEGDLNKPNIEFTADGDLKSAELKIMNLRPGANNKNLVWEEIGVWKSWETQKLDIRDIAWPGNSHAPPQGVPEKFHLKITFLEEAPYINLSPADPISGKCLMDRGVLCRVAADHEMAADIDVGQAHRNESFYQCCSGFCIDLLEKFADELGFTYELVRVEDGKWGTLENGKWNGLIADLVNRKTDMVLTSLMINTEREAVVDFSEPFMETGIAIVVAKRTGIISPTAFLEPFDTASWMLVGIVAIHAATFMIFLFEWLSPSGYNMKLYLQNASVTPYRFSLCRTYWLVWAVLFQAAVHVDSPRGFTSRFMTNVWALFAVVFLAIYTANLAAFMITREEFHEFSGLNDSRLVHPYSHKPSFKFGTIPYSHTDSTIHQYFKEMHHYMRQYNKTSVAEGVAAVLNGNLDSFIYDGTVLDYLVAQDEDCRLMTVGSWYAMTGYGLAFSRNSKYVQMFNKRLLEFRANGDLERLRRYWMTGTCRPGKQEHKSSDPLALEQFLSAFLLLMAGILFAALLLLLEHIYFKYVRKRLAKKDGCHCCALLSLSMGKALTFRGAVFEATEILKKHRCNDPICDTHLWKVKHELDMSRLRVRQLEKALDQHGIKPPQLRLTSSTDMLNHHHLKERPPLLGNLSLAASAQDLYRWSYKTEIAEMETVL comes from the exons ATGATGAATAATGAACAATTCGGCCATAGCACTGCCTCCGCTCAATATTTTCTACAATTGGCCGGCTATCTTGGCATACCGGTAATCTCATGGAATGCCGACAACTCGGGTCTGGAGAGACGCGCCTCTCAATCGACACTTCAACTTCAGTTAGCTCCAAGTATAGAACATCAAAGTGCTGCTATGTTGAGCATTCTAGAGCGTTACAAATGGCATCAATTTTCGGTTGTCACCTCTCAGATAGCCGGACACGATGATTTTGTACAGGCTGTAAGGGAGCGTGTCGCCGAAATGCAAGACCATTTCAAATTCACGATACTCAATTCGATTGTGGTAACGCGCACCAGCGACTTGATGGAATTAGTGAATAGCGAGGCTAGAGTGATGCTCCTCTATGCCACACAAAGCGAAGCGGTTACTATTCTTAGAGCTGCTGAAGAAATGAAGTTAACTGGCGAAAATTATGTGTGGGTCGTCAGTCAATCGGTTATCGAGAAGAAGGATGCACAAACACAATTTCCCATTGGCATGTTGGGCGTACACTTCGACACAAGTAGTGCGGCGCTGATGAATGAAATATCGAATGCGATTAAAATTTATGCGTTCGGCGTTGAAACATACCTCACAGATCCGGCAAATCGGGGGCGACGTCTCACAACACAATCACTTTCGTGTGAGGATGAGGGACGTGGACGTTGGGATAACGGTGAAAT CTTCTTCCGTTATTTGCGCAACGTATCCATAGAGGGTGATCTGAATAAACCCAACATAGAATTCACTGCCGATGGCGATCTCAAATCTGCTGAATTGAAAATCATGAATTTACGTCCTGGAGCAAACAATAAGAATCTCGTTTGGGAAGAG ATTGGCGTGTGGAAGTCATGGGAGACGCAAAAGCTTGATATACGTGACATTGCCTGGCCGGGTAACTCGCATGCTCCACCACAGGGTGTACCCGAAAAATTCCATTTAAAGATAACATTCCTCGAAGAGGCACCCTATATCAATCTCTCGCCCGCCGACCCAATCAGTGGCAAATGTCTAATGGATCGCGGCGTCCTTTGTCGGGTCGCGGCCGATCACGAGATGGCCGCTGACATCGATGTCGGGCAAGCGCATCGCAATGAATCGTTCTATCAGTGTTGTAGTGGCTTTTGCATCGATCTACTGGAAAAATTTGCCGACGAATTGGGTTTCACATACGAATTGGTGCGGGTCGAAGATGGTAAATGGGGTACACTTGAGAATGGTAAATGGAATGGGCTGATTGCGGATTTGGTAAATCGTAAAACCGACATGGTATTGACATCGCTGATGATCAATACCGAACGCGAAGCTGTGGTGGACTTCAGTGAGCCATTCATGGAAACTGGTATTGCGATAGTAGTGGCTAAGCGTACGGGTATTATATCACCAACAGCTTTTCTAGAACCATTCGATACCGCCTCTTGGATGTTG gtCGGTATTGTGGCGATACATGCTGCCACATTTATGATATTCCTTTTCGAATGGCTTTCGCCAAGCGGTTACAATATGAAACTTTATCTACAAAATGCTAGTGTAACGCCGTACCGTTTCTCGCTTTGCCGCACCTATTGGCTTGTGTGGGCGGTACTCTTTCAGGCTGCTGTACATGTGGACTCACCGCGCGGTTTCACCTCACGATTCATGACGAACGTGTGGGCTCTATTCGCTGTGGTCTTCTTGGCCATCTACACTGCTAACTTGGCTGCCTTCATGATAACGCG AGAGGAATTTCATGAATTCAGCGGTCTGAACGACAGCCGTTTGGTACATCCCTACTCGCACAAACCCTCATTTAAGTTCGGTACAATACCTTACAGTCACACCGACTCGACTATACACCAATATTTTAAGGAAATGCATCACTACATGAGACA ATACAACAAAACTAGCGTCGCTGAAGGCGTAGCCGCCGTACTCAATGGCAATCTCGACTCATTCATCTACGATGGCACTGTGCTCGATTATTTGGTGGCACAAGATGAGGACTGCCGCTTAATGACCGTCGGCAGCTGGTATGCCATGACAG GTTATGGTCTCGCATTTAGTCGCAATTCAAAATACGTCCAAATGTTCAACAAACGTCTATTAGAATTTCGCGCCAATGGCGATCTGGAGCGTCTACGTCGTTACTGGATGACGGGCACATGTCGTCCCGGCAAACAGGAGCATAAATCCTCCGATCCACTTGCGCTAGAACAGTTCTTATCCGCTTTCCTACTACTTATGGCTGGTATTCTCTTTGCCGCATTACTACTTCTGCTCGAACACATCTATTTCAAGTATGTGCGAAAACGTTTAGCCAAAAAAGATGGCTGTCATTGTTGTGCGCTGTTGTCACTGTCAATGGGCAAAGCTTTGACATTTCGCGGTGCAGTTTTTGAGGCAACGGAAATACTGAAAAAACATCGCTGCAATGATCCCATTTGTGATACACATCTGTGGAAAGTAAAGCATGAATTGGATATGTCACGTTTACGTGTACGACAATTGGAGAAAGCGTTGGATCAGCATGGCATTAAGCCGCCGCAATTGAG ATTGACGTCATCGACGGATATGTTGAATCATCATCATCTGAAAGAACGGCCACCGTTGTTGGGCAATTTGAGTTTAGCTGCGAGCGCACAAGATTTATACAGGTG